From the Marinomonas sp. THO17 genome, one window contains:
- the clpA gene encoding ATP-dependent Clp protease ATP-binding subunit ClpA — translation MLDKELEQTLNTAFKAARDKRHEFMTVEHLLLALIENGAASSVLKACGVNLETLSKELIEFVDSTTPLIPEDDEEREVQPTLGFQRVLQRAVFHVQSSGKREVTGANVLVAIFSEQESQTVYLLKRHGVARIDVVNYVAHGISKMGDSSDEVEQDEDTEETNTAPLQKFALNLNEEARNGKIDKLIGREYEVERVIQTLSRRRKNNPLLVGESGVGKTAIAEGLAKRIVDGQVPDVIADGVVYSLDLGALLAGTKYRGDFEKRLKQLLSELKKLPNAILFIDEIHTIIGAGAASGGVMDASNLLKPVLSSGGLRCIGSTTFQEFRGVFEKDHALARRFQKIDVNEPSVDDTYQILKGIIGAFEEHHQIKYEEPALLAAAELAQRYVTDRHMPDKAIDVVDEAGAYQRLQPEEQRKSVITVAEIEDIVSKIARVPVKAVNSDDRQVLANLERNLKMVVFGQDDAIDSLSAAIKLSRAGLKAEQKPIGSFLMAGPTGVGKTEVTKQLAKQLGLELIRFDMSEYMERHAVSRLIGAPPGYVGFDQGGLLTEAVTKNPHSVVLLDEIEKAHPEVFNLLLQVMDHGTLTDNNGRKADFRNVILIMTSNAGAEELARRSIGFSNQDNSTDGMEVINRTFTPEFRNRLDAVIQFQQLDERIIFNVVDKFLVELQAQLDPKGVLLDVSDNARGWLAHKGYDRQMGARPMARVIQEHLKKPLADKILFGDLNEGGNVKVTLDEKKDKLKFDVVKEAVIH, via the coding sequence ATGTTAGATAAAGAACTAGAGCAAACCCTGAATACGGCTTTTAAAGCAGCACGAGACAAACGTCATGAATTCATGACGGTTGAGCACCTTTTGTTGGCTTTGATTGAAAATGGCGCAGCCTCAAGTGTACTAAAAGCTTGCGGCGTAAACTTAGAAACCTTAAGCAAGGAATTAATTGAATTCGTCGACAGTACGACACCATTAATTCCTGAAGATGATGAAGAACGTGAAGTGCAGCCAACATTAGGCTTCCAGCGCGTTCTGCAACGTGCCGTTTTTCATGTGCAATCCTCGGGCAAGCGTGAAGTGACGGGTGCTAATGTTCTTGTTGCTATTTTCAGCGAGCAAGAGAGTCAAACGGTTTACTTGTTAAAACGTCATGGCGTTGCGCGCATTGACGTGGTGAATTATGTTGCCCATGGCATTTCCAAAATGGGCGATTCTTCGGATGAAGTTGAGCAAGATGAGGATACGGAAGAAACCAATACCGCTCCTCTACAGAAGTTTGCGCTCAACCTCAATGAAGAAGCTCGCAACGGTAAGATAGACAAGCTGATTGGTCGTGAATACGAAGTAGAGCGTGTTATCCAGACCTTGTCCCGTCGCCGTAAAAACAACCCCTTATTGGTTGGTGAGTCGGGTGTGGGCAAAACCGCCATTGCAGAAGGCTTGGCCAAACGCATTGTCGATGGGCAGGTGCCAGATGTTATTGCCGATGGCGTGGTTTATTCCTTGGATCTTGGTGCACTGTTGGCCGGTACCAAATACCGTGGTGACTTCGAAAAACGCTTGAAACAGTTACTAAGTGAGTTGAAGAAGCTGCCTAATGCAATTCTGTTCATTGATGAAATTCATACCATCATAGGGGCAGGGGCGGCTTCTGGTGGCGTGATGGACGCATCTAACTTGTTGAAACCTGTGTTGAGCTCGGGTGGGTTACGTTGTATCGGTTCAACCACCTTCCAAGAGTTTCGCGGGGTGTTTGAAAAAGACCATGCCTTAGCTCGTCGTTTCCAGAAAATTGATGTGAACGAACCCAGTGTTGATGATACCTATCAAATTCTCAAAGGCATCATTGGTGCTTTTGAAGAACATCATCAAATCAAATATGAAGAGCCAGCCCTATTGGCAGCAGCAGAATTAGCGCAGCGTTATGTGACAGATCGTCACATGCCGGATAAAGCCATTGATGTTGTCGACGAAGCGGGCGCGTATCAAAGACTGCAGCCAGAAGAACAGCGTAAGTCTGTGATTACGGTGGCAGAAATAGAAGACATTGTCTCTAAAATCGCCCGTGTCCCTGTTAAAGCGGTGAATTCAGATGACAGACAAGTATTGGCAAACTTAGAGCGTAACCTGAAAATGGTGGTGTTTGGACAAGACGATGCGATTGATTCTTTGTCGGCGGCCATTAAGTTGTCACGTGCTGGTCTAAAAGCTGAGCAGAAGCCGATTGGTTCCTTCCTGATGGCGGGCCCTACAGGGGTTGGTAAAACGGAAGTGACCAAACAATTGGCCAAACAGCTTGGTTTGGAGTTGATTCGTTTCGATATGTCCGAATACATGGAACGCCATGCGGTATCGCGCTTGATTGGTGCACCACCTGGGTACGTCGGTTTTGATCAGGGTGGGTTATTAACGGAAGCCGTGACTAAGAATCCTCACAGCGTGGTTTTGTTGGATGAGATTGAAAAAGCCCATCCTGAAGTCTTTAATCTGCTGTTGCAAGTCATGGATCATGGTACCTTGACGGACAACAATGGTCGTAAAGCAGACTTCCGCAATGTGATTTTGATCATGACGTCCAATGCCGGTGCGGAAGAGTTGGCTCGTCGATCCATTGGCTTCTCTAACCAAGATAACTCAACGGATGGTATGGAAGTGATTAATCGTACTTTCACACCGGAATTTAGAAACCGCTTGGATGCAGTGATTCAATTCCAGCAATTGGATGAACGCATCATCTTCAATGTGGTGGATAAGTTCCTAGTGGAGTTACAGGCTCAGCTGGATCCTAAAGGCGTCTTGCTGGATGTATCAGATAACGCGCGGGGCTGGTTGGCCCACAAAGGCTACGATCGTCAGATGGGGGCTCGACCTATGGCGCGCGTCATCCAAGAACACTTGAAGAAACCCTTGGCCGATAAGATATTGTTTGGTGACTTAAACGAAGGCGGCAATGTCAAAGTGACCTTGGATGAGAAGAAAGACAAGCTTAAGTTTGACGTAGTGAAAGAAGCTGTTATTCACTAA
- the clpS gene encoding ATP-dependent Clp protease adapter ClpS: MIVNQQIKLTSEEDQPGHSGVAIAPEETELKPPSMYQVVLFNDDYTPMDFVVFVLQRFFSMDGEKAKQVMLEVHTKGKGVCGIYPFDIAETKVAMVQQFVQQNEHPLMCDLQKVD, encoded by the coding sequence ATGATTGTAAACCAGCAAATTAAGCTAACATCAGAAGAAGATCAGCCAGGTCACTCTGGTGTTGCCATCGCACCAGAAGAAACCGAGTTGAAGCCACCTTCCATGTATCAGGTGGTATTGTTTAATGACGACTATACGCCAATGGATTTTGTCGTATTTGTATTACAACGTTTTTTTTCAATGGACGGAGAGAAGGCCAAACAGGTAATGTTAGAAGTGCATACCAAAGGGAAGGGTGTCTGCGGCATTTACCCCTTTGATATTGCCGAAACGAAAGTGGCAATGGTTCAACAGTTCGTACAGCAAAACGAGCACCCCTTAATGTGTGACCTACAAAAGGTTGATTGA